The following nucleotide sequence is from Methylocella sp..
CTGGACGGAAGCGACGACAATTGGGGTGTCCGCATCCCAGACGTCCCCGGCTGCGTCGGCGCCGGCAACACCCCCGACGAAGCCATCGCCAGCGTCACTGGCGCGCTGCGCGATGTCATGGCGCATAAAGCCAACGGATCGGTTCGAGATCCCGACCGCAAGGGGCGTTGGCAAGGTCCTTACATCAATCAGGCTCTCGCCGGGCGAA
It contains:
- a CDS encoding type II toxin-antitoxin system HicB family antitoxin; its protein translation is MAHYVGILDGSDDNWGVRIPDVPGCVGAGNTPDEAIASVTGALRDVMAHKANGSVRDPDRKGRWQGPYINQALAGRNARSNSTASREWTPREGQPDDRRGFCLRRSTGKRPGESRADPNLWPAPRAIRSRRNGDPLK